In a single window of the Candidatus Celerinatantimonas neptuna genome:
- the gloB_2 gene encoding Hydroxyacylglutathione hydrolase, which translates to MAHGLFPHQQIGDFTITGLSDGYLNTDINFLSNIEKQNALQIQSAAGVDDPASIHIGCYLIQGKGQTILIDSGAGGIKPWGGLLKDNLALMNITPLDIDTILLTHAHPDHIGGLLLPSEKPVFPNAKLMLHQNELAYWTSDQQMEQASERAQGNFAIARKVFSEYSNQLQAFNSTDILPEIKAIPLPGHTPGHTGYMIESEGQKLLIWGDIVHFPYIQIVHPDVAIAFDCDQSIARLTRANVLKMASSAHLLIGGMHLGTSGFAYISEEENKFKINYLC; encoded by the coding sequence ATGGCTCATGGACTCTTTCCACACCAACAAATCGGCGACTTCACAATTACCGGATTAAGCGACGGATACCTCAACACCGATATCAACTTCCTCTCAAATATCGAAAAGCAAAATGCCCTTCAAATTCAATCAGCTGCGGGAGTCGATGATCCGGCATCCATCCATATAGGCTGTTATTTAATACAGGGTAAAGGACAAACAATTTTAATCGACAGTGGCGCAGGCGGCATAAAACCATGGGGTGGTCTTTTAAAAGATAACTTAGCATTAATGAACATCACCCCTTTGGATATCGACACAATCCTTTTGACTCATGCCCATCCCGACCATATCGGCGGGCTATTGCTACCATCAGAGAAACCCGTTTTCCCAAATGCTAAGTTAATGCTGCATCAAAATGAACTGGCTTACTGGACAAGTGACCAACAGATGGAACAAGCCAGCGAAAGAGCCCAGGGCAACTTTGCCATTGCCCGTAAAGTATTCTCTGAATACAGTAATCAGCTTCAGGCCTTTAATTCCACTGACATACTCCCTGAAATTAAGGCGATTCCCCTGCCTGGTCACACGCCCGGGCACACCGGATATATGATTGAATCAGAAGGGCAAAAATTACTGATTTGGGGAGATATCGTTCATTTCCCCTACATTCAAATTGTTCATCCGGATGTTGCGATTGCTTTCGATTGCGATCAAAGCATAGCCCGCTTAACGCGAGCGAATGTACTGAAAATGGCCAGCTCAGCTCACCTTCTAATTGGCGGGATGCATTTGGGAACATCGGGCTTTGCGTACATCAGCGAAGAAGAGAATAAATTTAAAATAAACTATCTCTGTTAA
- the dmlR_3 gene encoding HTH-type transcriptional regulator DmlR — MLDKLISMEAFVKTVDNGSFSAAAERMNMSQQMVARHVASLETKLGMRLLNRTTRRHGLTAEGQIYYQRCKFILAEIDDAEGIAQTSQKEPRGKLRVSAPITLGRYRIMPIITEFLRRYPAVEVELELNDRLVDLVEEGFEIAVRIGKLNDSQLIARELTPHRFVLCATPGYLQKHGTPSSPEELRQHECLGYGFNTRPGHKTWQLTHKGKTQTIRVHSRLHLTDAAALLQATLDDVGILLAPHYVVQEKIHSGELVFVLSGYQGPSRPIHLLYHPARQQSAKLKQFIELCLNRLRT; from the coding sequence ATGCTCGACAAGCTCATCTCAATGGAAGCGTTTGTGAAAACCGTTGATAACGGATCATTTAGTGCAGCAGCAGAGCGAATGAATATGTCTCAACAAATGGTTGCCAGACATGTTGCATCTCTTGAAACAAAACTTGGAATGCGCCTGCTAAACCGGACAACCCGGCGTCATGGACTAACGGCTGAGGGCCAGATTTATTATCAGCGCTGCAAATTTATTCTTGCTGAAATAGACGATGCAGAAGGAATTGCACAAACATCACAGAAAGAGCCAAGGGGGAAGCTTCGGGTGAGTGCCCCCATCACACTAGGCCGATACCGTATCATGCCTATCATCACTGAATTTTTACGGCGCTATCCGGCTGTAGAAGTTGAACTGGAACTGAATGACCGGCTCGTTGATCTGGTCGAAGAAGGCTTTGAAATTGCTGTTCGTATTGGAAAACTCAACGATTCGCAGCTCATCGCCAGAGAACTCACGCCACATCGTTTTGTTCTTTGCGCCACCCCTGGCTATCTCCAAAAACACGGGACACCTTCATCACCTGAAGAACTCAGGCAACACGAATGCTTAGGCTATGGATTTAATACCCGACCGGGGCACAAAACCTGGCAGTTAACTCATAAGGGAAAAACGCAAACAATCCGTGTTCATAGCCGGTTACATCTCACCGATGCAGCCGCTTTACTTCAGGCGACTCTGGATGACGTTGGTATTTTGCTGGCGCCTCATTATGTCGTTCAAGAAAAGATACACTCGGGTGAATTAGTCTTCGTCTTAAGTGGTTATCAGGGACCTTCACGCCCCATCCATCTGCTCTACCACCCAGCCCGTCAACAAAGTGCTAAATTAAAACAATTTATAGAACTTTGCTTAAACCGGTTAAGAACATGA
- the jefA gene encoding Drug efflux pump JefA: MKSLSSSRQASLALLGTGLGNAITILDVTVVNVSITTIQHALGANVAQLQWVISIYTLVFAVFILSGGALIDRYGARRVFMVGVIIFTVFSAGCGLSHHIYALLVARACQGLGAALCFPASLALLSDVYPEQGSRAKAISIWGSIGGLALAVGPLLGGLLIAFSGWRSIFLLNIPVGVIALGALWPVTPCHSDKKPRSLDFFGQLTVIPALGGLVFACIESGLQGWQNPVVLSGILLSAVMIPLFILTQYRAKAPMMPLDLYCSGKVTSAFIAGFTVNFVYYGVLFAFSLFFQSDRGLSALQTGLTFLPMTVFAGVSNLFSGRLIARNGPILPLLGGIGLACLGCLALLELELTTSYVWMIVPMLMIGAGAAFTIPAFSVIVMMNVPALRRGIASGVLNAGRQTGGVLGVGIFGSLMSRYSIAGLHSALGISAFILIATGILVWSVTAKRAFSTV; this comes from the coding sequence ATGAAAAGTCTATCTTCATCCAGACAGGCCAGTCTGGCTTTACTGGGAACGGGTTTAGGGAATGCCATCACGATACTGGATGTGACTGTTGTGAATGTTTCTATCACGACAATTCAACATGCATTGGGTGCCAATGTGGCACAGTTGCAATGGGTTATTAGTATTTATACATTGGTTTTTGCAGTGTTTATTTTATCTGGGGGGGCCTTGATCGATCGTTATGGTGCCCGCCGGGTTTTTATGGTTGGGGTCATCATTTTTACTGTATTTTCAGCCGGATGTGGATTATCTCATCATATTTATGCTTTGCTGGTTGCTCGGGCTTGTCAGGGGCTGGGGGCTGCTTTATGTTTTCCGGCGTCACTGGCTCTTTTAAGTGATGTCTATCCGGAGCAAGGCAGCAGAGCCAAAGCGATTAGCATATGGGGCAGTATCGGAGGTCTGGCTTTAGCCGTTGGGCCATTGCTTGGTGGTCTGCTGATAGCGTTTAGCGGATGGCGTAGTATTTTTTTGCTGAATATCCCGGTTGGTGTGATTGCGCTAGGTGCTCTGTGGCCCGTCACCCCGTGCCATTCAGACAAAAAACCGAGGTCATTGGATTTTTTTGGGCAACTGACGGTGATCCCTGCTTTGGGTGGGCTGGTTTTTGCCTGTATTGAAAGTGGCTTGCAAGGGTGGCAAAACCCTGTGGTTTTATCTGGTATTTTACTGTCGGCTGTGATGATTCCTTTGTTTATTCTGACGCAATACCGTGCTAAAGCACCGATGATGCCTCTGGATCTATATTGTTCAGGGAAAGTGACCAGTGCTTTTATTGCCGGGTTTACCGTAAATTTTGTCTATTATGGTGTTTTGTTTGCTTTTAGTTTGTTTTTTCAGTCAGATCGGGGGCTTAGTGCATTACAAACTGGCCTGACTTTTTTACCTATGACGGTATTTGCCGGGGTGAGTAACCTGTTTTCAGGCAGGCTGATTGCCCGAAATGGTCCAATTCTACCGCTGCTCGGAGGGATTGGTCTTGCTTGTTTGGGATGTCTGGCTTTACTTGAATTAGAGCTTACAACATCTTATGTCTGGATGATTGTGCCGATGTTGATGATTGGGGCGGGTGCTGCATTTACTATCCCGGCTTTTTCAGTGATTGTGATGATGAATGTACCCGCTTTGCGAAGAGGTATTGCATCCGGTGTGCTGAATGCAGGGCGACAAACCGGCGGTGTATTAGGTGTGGGGATCTTTGGATCATTAATGAGTCGATATTCGATAGCGGGTCTGCATAGTGCGCTTGGTATTTCGGCCTTCATCTTAATTGCCACCGGTATTTTAGTCTGGTCTGTTACGGCAAAACGGGCATTTTCTACCGTTTAG
- the ribX gene encoding Riboflavin transport system permease protein RibX, with the protein MNQIGKPYIFVAGVAISPLIIIWINNTSWSLIVCAVIISVFPVISNTTLGLRSVDLDLLSLFRIYHLSCWQELIRLRIPGALPYFFSGLRISSGLALIGAVVAEFVAGTGGNSAGSSLCDFAELV; encoded by the coding sequence ATGAACCAGATAGGCAAACCATACATCTTTGTTGCTGGTGTGGCCATTTCCCCTTTAATTATCATCTGGATTAATAACACGTCATGGTCACTGATCGTCTGTGCGGTGATTATTTCCGTTTTTCCGGTGATTTCGAATACGACGTTGGGGCTGCGTAGTGTCGATCTGGATTTATTGAGTCTGTTTCGCATATATCACTTAAGCTGCTGGCAAGAGTTGATTCGTCTGCGTATTCCCGGTGCATTGCCCTATTTTTTCAGTGGGTTGCGAATTAGTTCAGGGCTGGCTCTGATTGGGGCTGTGGTTGCTGAATTTGTGGCTGGAACCGGCGGTAACAGTGCCGGTTCCAGCCTATGTGATTTTGCAGAGCTGGTATAA
- the hadL gene encoding (S)-2-haloacid dehalogenase, producing the protein MSKFRHKYITFDCYGTLTNFHMASMTREIFKNRIPEEQMDAFIKDFASYRLDEVLGAWQPYDQVVKSALERTCKKWGIAYIDAQGQQYYDAVPTWGPHADVPSGLARLAKEYPLVIYSNASDSQIMSNVEKLGAPFHRVFTAEQAKVYKPRLAAFEYMIDNLGCNPEDILHVSSSFRYDLFSADDMGIKHKAFIARGHEQPAHSIYSYHQVPDINALADFLGLD; encoded by the coding sequence ATGAGTAAATTTCGTCACAAGTACATCACTTTTGATTGCTATGGCACATTAACCAATTTCCATATGGCATCGATGACCCGGGAAATCTTTAAAAATCGTATCCCGGAAGAACAGATGGATGCTTTTATCAAAGATTTTGCAAGTTACCGGTTAGATGAAGTGCTCGGTGCTTGGCAGCCTTATGATCAGGTCGTCAAGAGTGCACTTGAGCGCACCTGTAAAAAATGGGGTATTGCCTATATCGATGCACAAGGTCAGCAATACTATGATGCGGTACCGACTTGGGGACCTCATGCTGATGTGCCGTCTGGTTTAGCGCGTCTGGCCAAAGAGTATCCGTTGGTTATCTATTCAAATGCCAGTGATAGCCAGATCATGAGTAATGTTGAAAAACTCGGGGCACCATTTCACCGCGTATTTACCGCAGAACAGGCCAAAGTTTATAAACCTCGTCTGGCCGCTTTCGAATATATGATTGATAACCTCGGATGTAATCCTGAAGACATTTTGCATGTGTCATCCAGCTTCCGCTATGACCTGTTTTCAGCCGATGATATGGGCATTAAACACAAAGCCTTTATTGCTCGTGGCCATGAGCAGCCTGCACATTCGATTTATTCCTATCATCAGGTTCCTGATATTAATGCACTGGCTGATTTTCTGGGTCTGGATTAA
- the puuB_2 gene encoding Gamma-glutamylputrescine oxidoreductase, with protein sequence MKNQSYWIDTKPRFNRGISELERSHYDVAIVGGGLTGLSAAYALTQQGASVALFEAGQVMEQASGQNGGQCSTGVAQDFASLSASIGLDKARQYYFAYADAVNSLRTLITEEQLDCEFRESGKLKLAAKPEHAEKIFKTCELIKKEVDPDVSFLDAAALKDEIQSDQFFGGMLQQNAIQVHVGKLGVALAQRASVEGADFYENSPVQRLKKMAGRFQVTSSKGAITARDIIIASGISQQGPLGWFRRRMIPVGSFIIVTEPLDPKLIARLMPHQRSYVTSRIIGHYFRLTADNRLLFGGRARFAMSSPKSDALSGKILAKAMRSLFPELSHVKADYCWGGLVDMTSNRLPRAGEHNGMFYAMGYSGHGVQMSTYMGRQLAHMLGGKKNANPWMDERWPAIPAYWGKPWFLPMVGAYYRLQDRWH encoded by the coding sequence ATGAAGAATCAGTCTTACTGGATTGATACCAAGCCCCGGTTTAACCGGGGAATATCGGAGCTTGAACGGTCGCATTATGATGTGGCAATAGTGGGCGGTGGCCTGACCGGACTATCTGCTGCATATGCTCTGACTCAGCAGGGGGCATCGGTTGCGCTGTTTGAGGCCGGCCAGGTTATGGAACAGGCATCGGGGCAAAATGGTGGGCAGTGTAGTACCGGAGTTGCCCAGGATTTTGCCTCGCTATCGGCTTCTATCGGCCTGGATAAGGCCCGCCAGTATTATTTTGCTTATGCAGATGCGGTTAATTCGTTACGCACGCTTATTACTGAGGAGCAGCTTGATTGTGAGTTTCGTGAAAGTGGCAAACTGAAGCTGGCTGCAAAACCTGAACATGCTGAGAAAATTTTTAAAACCTGTGAGCTGATTAAAAAAGAAGTCGACCCGGATGTGTCGTTTCTTGATGCTGCGGCATTAAAAGATGAGATCCAAAGTGATCAGTTTTTTGGTGGGATGCTCCAGCAAAATGCGATTCAGGTGCATGTCGGTAAACTGGGGGTTGCACTTGCACAAAGGGCGTCAGTAGAGGGTGCGGACTTTTATGAAAACAGTCCGGTACAACGCTTAAAGAAAATGGCTGGTCGTTTTCAGGTTACGTCATCAAAAGGGGCAATTACCGCTCGGGATATCATTATTGCCAGTGGTATCAGCCAGCAGGGGCCATTGGGCTGGTTTCGCCGGCGTATGATTCCGGTTGGCAGTTTTATTATCGTCACCGAACCGCTTGATCCAAAGCTCATTGCTCGATTGATGCCCCATCAACGCTCTTACGTGACCAGCCGGATTATTGGTCATTATTTTCGTCTTACTGCTGATAATCGCTTGCTGTTTGGTGGACGGGCGCGTTTTGCCATGTCCAGCCCGAAATCAGATGCGCTGAGCGGCAAAATTCTGGCCAAAGCGATGCGATCTCTGTTCCCTGAATTAAGCCACGTCAAGGCTGACTATTGCTGGGGCGGATTAGTCGATATGACCTCCAATCGTTTGCCAAGGGCAGGTGAACACAATGGCATGTTCTACGCGATGGGTTATAGCGGCCACGGGGTACAAATGTCGACGTATATGGGACGGCAGCTGGCTCATATGCTGGGCGGGAAGAAAAACGCGAATCCGTGGATGGATGAGCGCTGGCCGGCCATTCCTGCTTACTGGGGAAAACCCTGGTTTTTACCCATGGTCGGAGCCTATTACCGGTTGCAGGATCGTTGGCATTAA
- the sgrR gene encoding HTH-type transcriptional regulator SgrR gives MKDKQIITGQKCMDDFEQLTQDGRSRRKLLKSFGAAGLFFAASSATTLTPFNVFAKDETSSAHKMGRPGGSIRVASNSSSIADTLDPAKGALSTDYVRQYMVYNGLTKFDEHLVPHLELAESISDNGDASIWQIKLRKGILFHNGKELTADDVVFSLVRQKDPATGSKAMGLAKQFKSVVAKGKHEVMITLEGPNAELPSILAISHMLIVPANTQDFSKGIGTGPFKVTKFMPGMQTTVEKNENYWKPGLPYLDKIELIAIVDESSRVNALLSGQVHVINDVNPRSTARIASSAGHRYVNAPSGNYTDLIIRQDLVPGKSPEFTQAMKLLMDREQIQSAIFRDFAVIGNDTPIAPGARYFNKQLPQTTFDPDKAKYLIKKAGFADSHIPLVASSAATGSVEIAVLMQQSAAKVGIKIDVQARPSDGYWSNDWAKHPLSFGNINPRPNADIIFSEFFLSTAAWNESHWKNRQFDQLLLAARSETDDSKRAQMYGEMQTLVHDKCGIGIPVFISNIDGVDSRLQGYGTNPLGGFMGYMFAEQVWLSA, from the coding sequence ATGAAAGACAAGCAGATTATAACGGGCCAGAAGTGCATGGATGATTTTGAGCAACTGACGCAAGATGGTCGTTCGAGACGAAAGCTATTAAAGTCTTTTGGCGCAGCTGGTTTGTTTTTTGCCGCTTCAAGTGCTACGACGCTGACTCCTTTTAATGTTTTTGCAAAAGATGAAACGTCATCGGCCCATAAAATGGGGCGCCCGGGAGGGAGCATTCGCGTTGCCAGTAATTCATCGTCTATAGCGGATACGCTGGATCCGGCTAAAGGGGCACTCTCTACCGATTATGTGCGCCAGTATATGGTGTATAACGGCCTGACAAAGTTTGACGAGCATTTAGTGCCGCATCTGGAGCTGGCCGAGAGCATCAGTGATAATGGCGATGCTTCAATCTGGCAGATCAAGTTGCGCAAAGGCATCCTGTTTCATAATGGCAAAGAATTAACGGCTGATGATGTGGTTTTCTCGCTGGTCAGGCAAAAAGATCCGGCGACTGGTTCCAAGGCTATGGGGCTGGCTAAACAATTCAAATCTGTTGTGGCTAAAGGCAAGCATGAAGTCATGATTACGCTGGAAGGCCCTAATGCCGAGTTGCCATCCATTTTAGCTATCTCCCATATGCTGATTGTTCCGGCCAATACCCAAGATTTCAGTAAAGGCATTGGCACCGGCCCATTTAAAGTGACTAAATTCATGCCGGGTATGCAAACCACTGTGGAGAAAAATGAAAATTACTGGAAGCCGGGATTACCGTATTTAGATAAGATTGAACTCATTGCCATTGTGGATGAATCATCACGTGTGAATGCGCTGCTTTCTGGCCAGGTGCATGTGATTAACGATGTGAATCCACGCTCGACTGCACGTATTGCCTCCAGTGCAGGTCACCGCTATGTGAACGCCCCTTCGGGCAACTATACCGATTTAATTATCCGTCAGGATTTGGTGCCGGGTAAAAGCCCTGAATTTACCCAAGCGATGAAATTATTAATGGATCGTGAGCAGATTCAATCGGCTATCTTCCGCGATTTTGCTGTCATTGGTAATGATACCCCGATTGCTCCTGGGGCTCGTTATTTTAATAAACAGTTACCGCAAACGACATTCGATCCCGATAAAGCGAAATATCTGATTAAAAAAGCAGGGTTTGCTGATTCACACATCCCTTTGGTAGCTTCAAGCGCAGCGACTGGTTCGGTAGAAATTGCGGTTCTGATGCAGCAGTCCGCGGCTAAAGTCGGGATTAAAATTGATGTGCAGGCAAGACCAAGCGATGGGTATTGGTCAAACGACTGGGCCAAACATCCGCTGAGTTTCGGGAATATCAACCCAAGACCGAATGCCGATATTATTTTCTCAGAATTTTTCTTGTCAACTGCCGCCTGGAATGAGTCTCACTGGAAGAACCGTCAGTTTGATCAACTGTTGTTAGCGGCGCGTAGTGAAACCGATGACAGCAAACGGGCTCAGATGTATGGCGAAATGCAAACGCTGGTCCATGACAAATGCGGTATTGGTATTCCGGTTTTCATCAGCAATATTGATGGTGTTGACTCCCGTCTGCAAGGGTATGGAACCAATCCTCTGGGCGGTTTTATGGGGTATATGTTTGCTGAGCAAGTCTGGCTGAGCGCTTAA
- the gsiC_2 gene encoding Glutathione transport system permease protein GsiC, whose amino-acid sequence MKSPLISLIMRRLVSASVTLLLVSVIVFAITNILPGDAAQQILGQFATPQQVAALRLELGLNQPAVIRYFHWLIDLLQGNLGRSFVNHLPVTQLMAGRLQNTLMLAGATSAVSVPIALILGILAAIYRNGRLDRFLNTISLALVSVPEFLVATIAVLIFAVKLHWFAAISYGGGSGILGFLRAYTLPVMTLCFVITAQMARMTRAAMVDELSQSYIEMAHLKGLSTLRIAVVHALPNAIGPIANSVALSLSYLFGGVVIVEVIFNFPGVASLMVDAVTTRDIALVQACTMLFCTGYLGLILIADIVAIVFNPRLRNKV is encoded by the coding sequence ATGAAAAGTCCACTGATATCCCTAATCATGCGCCGCCTGGTGAGTGCATCTGTGACATTGCTGCTGGTTTCTGTGATTGTGTTTGCAATTACCAATATTTTACCCGGGGATGCTGCGCAGCAGATTCTTGGGCAGTTTGCGACACCGCAGCAAGTGGCAGCCTTAAGGCTCGAGTTGGGGCTGAATCAACCTGCGGTGATTCGCTATTTTCATTGGTTGATTGACCTGCTTCAGGGCAATCTGGGGCGTTCATTCGTTAATCATCTGCCGGTGACTCAGCTGATGGCGGGCCGGTTGCAAAATACCTTGATGCTCGCGGGGGCGACATCGGCTGTTTCGGTGCCGATTGCGTTGATTCTGGGGATCTTGGCGGCAATTTATCGCAATGGCCGGCTTGATCGGTTCTTAAATACGATCTCGCTTGCCCTGGTGTCGGTCCCTGAATTTCTGGTTGCGACAATTGCTGTGTTGATTTTCGCGGTCAAACTGCACTGGTTTGCTGCCATTTCATATGGTGGTGGGAGTGGAATACTTGGCTTTTTGCGGGCATATACGTTGCCGGTGATGACCTTGTGCTTTGTGATCACCGCTCAGATGGCCCGGATGACCCGGGCCGCCATGGTTGATGAGCTCAGTCAGAGTTATATCGAAATGGCCCATCTGAAAGGGTTGTCGACACTGCGCATCGCTGTTGTACATGCGTTGCCTAATGCTATTGGGCCGATTGCCAATTCGGTTGCTTTAAGTCTCTCTTATCTATTTGGTGGGGTCGTGATTGTGGAAGTGATTTTTAATTTCCCGGGGGTTGCCAGCCTGATGGTCGATGCTGTGACAACCCGTGACATTGCCCTGGTTCAGGCCTGCACCATGCTCTTTTGTACCGGTTATTTGGGACTCATTTTGATAGCGGATATCGTGGCTATTGTATTCAATCCGAGATTGAGGAACAAAGTATGA
- the gsiD_2 gene encoding Glutathione transport system permease protein GsiD, producing the protein MNTVKHRFIPLLLEMRKVSSIFCILCVLVAIFGPWLAPHSVGDIVSKHVFAPMSWQFPLGTDFLGRDDLSRILNAMRYTVGLALTASLLASSFGTMVALGVAMSPKWLEEGITRLVDALISIPSKMLALVIVTGFGASVDLLIITAVVGYAPGAFRIAYSMAMSQSELEYVQSARIRGESVLYIAIREILPNILNPVLADFGLRFVFIVLLLSGLSFLGLGIQPPNADLGSLVRENIGGLSQGAVALLAPAMAIGVMTIAVNLVIDRIAEQRNQQH; encoded by the coding sequence ATGAATACTGTCAAACACCGATTCATACCGTTACTTCTGGAGATGAGAAAAGTCAGTTCGATTTTTTGCATTTTGTGTGTGCTGGTTGCCATTTTTGGTCCCTGGCTGGCACCGCATAGCGTGGGTGATATTGTCTCAAAACATGTGTTTGCTCCGATGAGCTGGCAATTTCCTCTCGGGACTGATTTTTTAGGCCGGGATGATCTTAGCCGAATTTTAAATGCGATGCGCTATACCGTTGGGTTGGCACTCACGGCATCGTTGCTGGCGTCATCTTTTGGAACGATGGTGGCGCTTGGTGTGGCCATGTCTCCCAAATGGCTGGAAGAAGGCATTACACGCCTGGTGGATGCACTGATTTCGATCCCGAGCAAAATGCTGGCGCTGGTGATTGTGACAGGTTTCGGCGCCTCTGTTGATCTTTTGATTATCACGGCTGTGGTGGGGTATGCCCCGGGGGCGTTTCGGATTGCTTATAGTATGGCGATGAGCCAGAGCGAGCTGGAATATGTCCAGTCAGCCAGAATCCGTGGTGAGAGTGTCTTGTATATTGCGATAAGAGAGATCCTTCCCAATATTCTGAATCCGGTTTTGGCTGATTTTGGTTTGCGTTTTGTGTTTATCGTGTTGCTGCTAAGCGGCTTAAGTTTCCTTGGGCTTGGTATTCAGCCTCCTAATGCCGATCTGGGCTCGCTGGTTCGGGAAAACATTGGCGGGTTAAGTCAGGGGGCCGTGGCCTTGCTGGCACCGGCGATGGCTATCGGTGTGATGACGATTGCTGTCAATCTGGTGATCGACAGGATTGCCGAACAACGAAATCAGCAACACTAA